The proteins below are encoded in one region of Pacificitalea manganoxidans:
- the panB gene encoding 3-methyl-2-oxobutanoate hydroxymethyltransferase — protein sequence MSASAPTPARRPTPQDITARKGGTPLVCLTAYTTPVAELVDPHCDLVLVGDSVGMVLHGLPSTLGVTMEMMILHAQAVGRGLSRAMMVVDMPFGSYEAGSEVAFANAARLMAETGCAAVKLEGGVEMAPTVRFLTRRGIPVMAHVGLTPQAVNTLGGYKVQGRGEAGDAVLADARAVTEAGAFSVVLEKLPASLATRITQEIAVPTVGIGASAECDGQILVVDDMLGLFTAFKPKFAKRYAELGADADRAIAAYAEEVRARAFPAAEHLFGDG from the coding sequence ATGAGCGCCAGCGCCCCGACACCCGCCCGCAGGCCCACGCCGCAGGACATCACCGCGCGCAAAGGTGGCACGCCGCTGGTCTGTCTGACCGCCTATACCACGCCGGTGGCCGAACTGGTCGATCCGCATTGCGATCTGGTTCTGGTGGGCGACAGCGTGGGCATGGTGCTGCATGGCCTGCCCTCCACCCTTGGTGTGACGATGGAGATGATGATCCTGCACGCGCAGGCGGTGGGGCGGGGTCTGAGCCGGGCGATGATGGTCGTCGACATGCCGTTTGGCAGCTACGAGGCCGGGTCGGAGGTGGCGTTTGCCAATGCCGCGCGGCTGATGGCCGAAACGGGCTGCGCGGCGGTCAAGCTGGAAGGCGGGGTGGAGATGGCACCGACGGTCCGGTTCCTGACCCGGCGCGGTATCCCGGTGATGGCGCATGTCGGCCTGACGCCGCAGGCGGTCAATACGCTGGGCGGCTACAAGGTGCAGGGTCGGGGTGAGGCGGGCGATGCGGTTCTGGCCGATGCCCGGGCGGTGACCGAGGCGGGCGCGTTTTCGGTGGTGCTGGAGAAGCTCCCCGCCAGCCTCGCCACCCGGATCACGCAGGAGATCGCGGTGCCGACCGTGGGCATCGGGGCCTCGGCGGAGTGCGACGGACAAATTCTAGTAGTCGATGACATGCTGGGGCTGTTCACGGCGTTCAAACCGAAATTCGCCAAGCGCTATGCCGAACTCGGCGCCGATGCGGACCGCGCCATTGCGGCCTATGCCGAGGAGGTCCGCGCCCGGGCCTTCCCCGCCGCCGAACATCTGTTCGGCGACGGGTAA
- a CDS encoding ABC transporter permease, which produces MNWQSVLAIYRFEMARTFRTLMQSVISPVLSTVLYFVVFGAAIGGRIESVEGVSYGAFIVPGLMMLTLLQQAVTNASFGIYFPKFIGTVYELLSAPISFYEIVLGYVGAAATKAVMIALIILATSTFFVDLQILHPFWMIAFLLMTAVSFALLGFIIGIWARNFEQLQLVPLLVITPLVFLGGSFYSVSMLPEAWQAVARMNPVLYLVSGFRWAFFGVADVPVAVSIAAISLFLLACLTAIWWIFRTGWRLRP; this is translated from the coding sequence ATGAACTGGCAATCCGTCCTTGCGATCTACCGGTTTGAGATGGCGCGCACCTTCCGCACGCTGATGCAATCGGTGATCTCGCCGGTGCTGTCGACGGTGCTTTATTTCGTGGTGTTCGGCGCAGCCATCGGCGGGCGGATCGAGTCGGTCGAGGGCGTGTCCTACGGCGCCTTCATCGTGCCCGGCCTGATGATGCTGACGCTGCTGCAACAGGCGGTGACCAACGCCTCCTTCGGGATCTATTTCCCGAAATTCATCGGCACGGTCTATGAACTGCTGTCTGCGCCGATCTCGTTTTACGAGATCGTGCTGGGCTATGTCGGCGCGGCGGCGACCAAGGCGGTGATGATCGCGCTGATCATCCTTGCGACATCGACCTTCTTCGTCGATCTGCAAATCCTGCACCCGTTCTGGATGATCGCGTTTCTGCTGATGACAGCGGTGAGCTTTGCGCTGCTGGGCTTCATCATCGGCATCTGGGCGCGCAATTTCGAGCAGCTGCAACTGGTGCCGCTGCTGGTGATCACGCCGCTCGTGTTCCTCGGGGGCTCGTTCTATTCGGTCTCGATGCTGCCCGAAGCGTGGCAGGCCGTGGCCCGGATGAACCCGGTGCTCTACCTCGTCAGCGGCTTCCGCTGGGCGTTTTTCGGGGTGGCCGATGTGCCGGTGGCGGTGTCGATCGCAGCGATTTCGCTGTTCCTGCTGGCCTGCCTCACCGCGATCTGGTGGATTTTCCGCACCGGTTGGCGGCTGCGGCCCTGA
- a CDS encoding ABC transporter ATP-binding protein, with protein sequence MTGMIDIRNLTKTYDGGFQALKGVSLSIEEGEILALLGPNGAGKTTLISIICGLVTASEGSVTVGGHDIVRDYRAARSLIGLVPQEITIEPFEKVIDTVRLSRGLFGKGRDDAHIEKVLRALSLWDKRNSRTKELSGGMKRRVLIAKALSHEPRVLFLDEPTAGVDVTLRREMWDLVRQLRADGVTIILTTHYIEEAEEMADRIGVIDGGRLLLVERKAALMKELGRKQLLLELQEPVTALPDTLDGFDLVLSEDGTTLTYTYDTQAERTGITRLIAALGQTGLVLRDLSTRQSSLEEVFLSLVEQRDAPDVTPSPKGDAA encoded by the coding sequence ATGACCGGCATGATCGACATCCGCAACCTGACAAAGACCTATGACGGCGGGTTTCAGGCGCTCAAAGGCGTTTCCCTGTCCATCGAGGAAGGCGAGATCCTTGCGCTTCTCGGCCCCAACGGTGCGGGCAAGACCACGCTGATTTCCATCATCTGCGGGCTGGTCACCGCGTCCGAGGGCAGCGTCACGGTCGGCGGGCATGACATCGTGCGGGACTACCGCGCCGCGCGGTCGCTGATCGGGCTGGTGCCGCAGGAAATCACCATCGAGCCCTTCGAGAAGGTGATCGACACCGTGCGCCTGTCGCGTGGCCTGTTCGGCAAGGGGCGCGACGATGCCCATATCGAAAAGGTGCTGCGCGCGCTCTCGCTCTGGGACAAGCGCAACAGCCGCACCAAGGAACTGTCGGGCGGGATGAAGCGCCGGGTGCTGATCGCCAAGGCGCTGTCGCACGAGCCGCGCGTTCTGTTTCTCGATGAACCCACCGCCGGGGTCGATGTCACCCTCAGACGCGAAATGTGGGATCTGGTCCGGCAACTGCGCGCCGATGGCGTCACCATCATCCTGACCACCCACTACATCGAAGAGGCGGAGGAGATGGCCGACCGCATCGGGGTCATCGACGGGGGGCGCCTGCTTCTGGTCGAACGCAAGGCCGCCCTGATGAAGGAACTGGGCCGCAAGCAATTGCTGCTGGAACTGCAGGAGCCGGTGACCGCGCTGCCCGACACGCTCGACGGGTTCGATCTGGTGCTGTCCGAAGACGGCACCACCCTGACCTACACCTATGACACGCAGGCGGAGCGCACGGGCATCACGCGGCTGATCGCGGCGCTCGGGCAGACCGGTCTGGTGCTGCGCGACCTGTCGACCCGGCAAAGTTCGCTCGAGGAGGTGTTCCTGTCGCTGGTCGAACAGCGCGATGCACCGGATGTCACCCCTTCGCCCAAAGGAGACGCGGCATGA
- a CDS encoding NifU family protein translates to MFIQTESTPNPATLKFLPGQSVLEVGTADFPSADSAATSPLASRLFAVDGVTGVFLGHDFVTVTKAEGIEWDHLKPALLGAIMEHVQSGAPAIATEGAAPAGGHADHHDGEDAEIVGQIKSLLDSRVRPAVAQDGGDITFHGFERGVVYLHMQGACAGCPSSTLTLKMGIENLLRHYIPEVTEVRPVAV, encoded by the coding sequence ATGTTCATCCAGACCGAATCCACGCCGAACCCGGCGACGCTGAAATTCCTGCCGGGCCAGTCCGTGCTGGAAGTGGGCACCGCCGACTTCCCCAGCGCCGACAGTGCCGCCACCTCGCCGCTGGCCAGCCGCCTGTTCGCCGTCGACGGCGTGACCGGGGTGTTCCTTGGCCATGACTTCGTCACCGTGACCAAGGCCGAAGGCATCGAGTGGGATCACCTGAAGCCCGCGCTGCTGGGCGCGATCATGGAGCATGTCCAGTCCGGCGCGCCCGCGATCGCCACCGAAGGTGCGGCCCCTGCGGGCGGTCATGCCGATCACCATGATGGCGAAGACGCAGAGATCGTGGGCCAGATCAAATCCCTGCTCGACAGCCGGGTGCGCCCGGCGGTGGCACAGGATGGCGGCGACATCACGTTCCACGGTTTTGAGCGGGGCGTCGTCTATCTGCATATGCAGGGGGCCTGCGCAGGCTGCCCCTCTTCCACGCTGACGCTGAAGATGGGGATCGAGAACCTGCTGCGCCACTACATCCCGGAAGTGACCGAGGTGCGGCCGGTCGCGGTCTGA
- the tsaB gene encoding tRNA (adenosine(37)-N6)-threonylcarbamoyltransferase complex dimerization subunit type 1 TsaB, translating to MTVTILSFDTSAAHCAAALLCGERLLGARLEPMKRGQAEALVPMIEALLAEAGLTPRDLDAIGCGTGPGNFTGIRISVALARGMALSLGVPAIGVSQFELLAPARGAALITLPAPRDMAYAQVMDAGRPVEAPELIDPATWDGPMRAGQVIGHRAQEIAERLSADGQVAVVDDPAPAIARIAAAQLTRGGALPRPAPQYVRAADAAPPSDPPPVILP from the coding sequence ATGACCGTGACGATCCTGTCTTTCGATACATCGGCCGCGCATTGCGCGGCCGCTTTGCTGTGCGGTGAACGCCTGCTGGGCGCGCGGCTGGAGCCGATGAAGCGCGGTCAGGCCGAAGCGCTCGTCCCGATGATCGAAGCGCTGCTGGCCGAGGCGGGCCTCACCCCGCGCGATCTGGATGCCATTGGTTGCGGCACAGGGCCGGGCAATTTCACCGGTATCCGCATTTCGGTCGCCTTGGCGCGTGGCATGGCGCTGTCGCTGGGCGTGCCCGCCATCGGCGTGTCACAGTTCGAATTGCTGGCACCGGCGCGGGGCGCGGCGCTGATCACCCTGCCTGCACCGCGCGACATGGCCTATGCGCAGGTGATGGATGCGGGCCGCCCGGTCGAAGCGCCGGAGTTGATCGACCCCGCCACTTGGGATGGGCCAATGCGCGCGGGACAGGTCATCGGCCACCGCGCGCAGGAGATCGCCGAACGGCTCAGCGCGGATGGCCAGGTCGCGGTAGTGGATGACCCCGCCCCGGCCATCGCCCGCATCGCCGCAGCACAGCTGACGCGCGGCGGCGCCCTGCCCCGTCCGGCCCCGCAATATGTGCGCGCTGCGGATGCGGCCCCGCCCTCGGACCCGCCGCCGGTGATCCTCCCATGA
- a CDS encoding GNAT family N-acetyltransferase, whose protein sequence is MTRAEPRSEALARLHAACFTVPRPWSAEEIDQVLDIAGTFVIGDGRGFAIGRAIAGEAELLTIAVDAALRGQGRGAALLERFEAESRRRAADCAFLEVTADNAAALALYRRAGWRQVGRRPNYYRAPDGGRLDALIWRRNFAACKTGVQA, encoded by the coding sequence ATGACCCGCGCCGAGCCGAGATCCGAGGCGCTGGCACGACTGCATGCCGCGTGTTTCACCGTGCCGCGCCCGTGGAGCGCCGAGGAGATCGATCAGGTGCTCGATATCGCGGGCACCTTCGTGATCGGGGATGGCCGCGGCTTTGCCATTGGTCGGGCCATCGCGGGGGAGGCCGAGTTGCTGACCATCGCGGTGGATGCGGCCCTGCGCGGTCAGGGGCGCGGCGCGGCCCTTCTGGAGCGGTTCGAGGCCGAGTCCCGCCGCCGCGCCGCCGACTGCGCGTTTTTGGAGGTCACCGCCGACAACGCCGCGGCGCTTGCGCTCTATCGGCGGGCCGGATGGCGGCAGGTGGGGCGGCGGCCGAATTACTACCGCGCACCGGATGGCGGGCGGCTCGATGCGCTGATCTGGCGGCGCAATTTCGCTGCCTGCAAAACCGGCGTGCAGGCCTGA
- a CDS encoding BMP family lipoprotein → MTLMRTFLGASAGLALTAGALAAEPALIYDLGGKYDKSFNESAFNGAQRWADETGEDFLEIELSSEAQREQALRRFAEAGANPIITTGFAMSSPIEGVAPDYPDTTFVTIDGYVDAPNVLTIGFSEHEGSYLVGMLAAMASESDTVGFIGGMDVPLIRKFACGYAQGVKAVKPEATVISNMTGTDPSAWNDPVKGSELTKAQISQGADVIFAAAGGTGVGVLQTAADEDILSIGVDSNQNHLHPGKVLTSMLKRVDVAVYDILKAGEAEGGIQTMALEDDGVGYAVDDNNRDLITEDMTSAVEEAKQQIIDGGVEVHDYTSDDSCPALTF, encoded by the coding sequence ATGACCCTGATGCGGACCTTTCTCGGCGCTTCTGCCGGGCTTGCCCTGACTGCGGGCGCGCTCGCAGCCGAACCTGCGCTGATCTACGATCTTGGCGGCAAATACGACAAGTCGTTCAACGAATCCGCCTTCAACGGGGCGCAGCGCTGGGCGGATGAGACCGGCGAGGACTTCCTCGAAATCGAGCTGAGCTCCGAAGCGCAGCGCGAGCAGGCTCTGCGGCGCTTTGCCGAAGCGGGCGCGAACCCGATCATCACGACCGGTTTCGCCATGTCCTCGCCCATCGAAGGTGTGGCCCCCGATTATCCCGACACCACTTTCGTCACCATCGACGGCTATGTCGACGCGCCGAACGTGCTGACCATCGGGTTCTCGGAGCATGAAGGGTCCTACCTTGTCGGGATGCTGGCCGCGATGGCGTCCGAATCCGACACTGTCGGCTTCATCGGGGGCATGGATGTGCCGCTGATCCGCAAATTTGCCTGTGGCTACGCGCAGGGCGTGAAAGCGGTGAAACCCGAAGCCACCGTGATTTCCAACATGACGGGCACCGATCCGTCGGCGTGGAACGACCCGGTGAAAGGCTCCGAGCTGACCAAGGCGCAGATCAGCCAAGGCGCGGATGTGATCTTTGCCGCCGCTGGCGGCACCGGCGTGGGCGTTCTGCAAACCGCCGCGGATGAGGACATCCTGTCGATCGGCGTGGACAGCAACCAAAACCACCTGCACCCCGGCAAGGTTCTGACCTCGATGCTGAAGCGCGTCGATGTCGCGGTCTATGACATCCTGAAGGCGGGTGAGGCCGAGGGCGGCATCCAGACGATGGCCCTGGAAGACGATGGCGTGGGCTATGCCGTCGACGACAACAACCGCGACCTGATCACCGAGGACATGACCTCGGCGGTCGAGGAGGCCAAGCAGCAGATCATCGACGGCGGTGTCGAGGTGCATGACTACACCTCCGACGACAGCTGCCCTGCCCTGACCTTCTGA
- a CDS encoding ABC transporter ATP-binding protein yields MTGSEIQGRPETAAPAIELRGISKAFGPVQANKDISIKVAPGTIHGIIGENGAGKSTLMSILYGFYKADRGEILIGGKPTTIPDSQAAIAAGIGMVFQHFKLVENFTVLENIVLGAEDGARLTPSLAKARKALTALAEEYELNVDPDALIEEIGVGAQQRVEILKALYRRADILILDEPTGVLTPPEADHLFRILRNLREEGKTVILITHKLREIMDVTDTVSVMRRGEMTATVKTAETSPAELAELMVGRKVLLRVEKAPAEPGRTILDVRDLTVTDGDGVIRLKGVSFDVRAGEILGIAGVAGNGQSELLEVLGGMREGTGEVRLNDAPLPLSGRGADARTRRQAGIGHVPEDRHREGLILDYAAWENVAFGYQDDPAYTSGLFMDNKAIRADTEAKMKRFDVRPPNPDLAAKNFSGGNQQKVVLAREIERSPELLLIGQPTRGVDIGAIEFIHEQIVALRDQGKAILLVSVELEEILALSDRIVVMFDGRIMGERAAAATDERELGLLMAGMESAPADKPAWQAAEEHLDKNGGSA; encoded by the coding sequence ATGACCGGGAGCGAAATCCAGGGGCGGCCGGAAACGGCCGCTCCCGCCATCGAGTTGCGCGGCATCTCCAAGGCCTTTGGGCCGGTGCAGGCGAACAAGGACATCTCGATCAAGGTGGCGCCGGGCACGATCCACGGCATCATCGGCGAGAACGGCGCCGGGAAATCGACGCTGATGTCGATCCTTTACGGCTTCTACAAGGCTGACCGGGGCGAGATCCTGATCGGCGGCAAACCGACCACCATCCCCGACAGTCAGGCCGCGATCGCGGCGGGCATCGGCATGGTGTTTCAGCATTTCAAGCTGGTCGAGAATTTCACCGTGCTGGAGAATATCGTTCTCGGCGCGGAGGACGGCGCGCGGCTGACGCCCTCGCTGGCCAAGGCCCGCAAGGCGCTGACCGCGCTGGCCGAAGAATACGAGTTGAATGTCGATCCCGATGCGCTGATCGAGGAGATCGGCGTGGGCGCGCAGCAGCGGGTGGAGATCCTGAAGGCGCTGTATCGCCGGGCCGATATCCTCATTCTGGATGAGCCGACCGGCGTGCTGACCCCGCCCGAGGCCGACCACCTGTTCCGCATCCTGCGCAACCTGCGCGAGGAAGGCAAAACGGTCATCCTCATCACCCATAAGCTGCGCGAAATCATGGATGTGACCGATACGGTCAGCGTCATGCGGCGCGGCGAGATGACCGCGACGGTCAAGACAGCCGAGACCTCGCCCGCCGAACTGGCGGAGCTAATGGTCGGGCGCAAGGTGCTGCTGCGGGTCGAGAAGGCCCCGGCCGAACCCGGTCGCACCATTCTGGATGTGCGCGACCTGACCGTGACCGATGGCGACGGGGTGATCCGGCTGAAAGGCGTCAGCTTTGACGTGCGCGCGGGCGAGATCCTTGGCATTGCAGGCGTGGCGGGCAATGGGCAGTCGGAACTGCTGGAAGTGCTGGGCGGCATGCGCGAAGGCACGGGCGAGGTTCGCCTCAACGACGCGCCGCTGCCGCTGTCGGGGCGTGGCGCGGATGCGCGCACCCGGCGGCAGGCTGGCATCGGCCATGTGCCCGAGGATCGCCACCGCGAGGGGCTGATCCTTGACTATGCCGCGTGGGAAAACGTGGCTTTCGGCTATCAGGACGACCCGGCCTACACATCGGGCCTGTTCATGGACAACAAGGCGATCCGCGCCGATACCGAAGCGAAGATGAAGCGCTTTGACGTGCGCCCGCCGAATCCGGATCTGGCGGCCAAGAATTTCTCGGGCGGGAACCAGCAGAAGGTGGTTCTGGCGCGGGAGATCGAACGCTCGCCCGAATTGCTGCTGATCGGCCAGCCGACGCGCGGGGTCGATATCGGCGCCATCGAATTCATTCACGAACAGATCGTCGCGCTGCGCGATCAGGGTAAGGCGATCCTGCTTGTGTCGGTGGAGCTAGAGGAAATCCTCGCGCTGTCGGACCGGATCGTGGTGATGTTCGATGGCCGCATCATGGGCGAGCGCGCCGCCGCCGCCACCGACGAACGCGAACTCGGCCTGCTGATGGCCGGGATGGAGAGCGCCCCCGCGGACAAACCCGCGTGGCAGGCCGCCGAAGAACATCTGGACAAGAACGGAGGATCCGCCTGA
- a CDS encoding ABC transporter permease, with amino-acid sequence MDVVPKWVDMLLVPLISLLIAFALSGLVIVAIGEDPVAALKLMVTGALGSTYGWGYTLYYATNFIFTGLAVAVAFHARLFNIGGEGQATLGGLGVALIALYIPWPHWALALPAAMIAAALFGAAWAWLPGVLQAYRGSHIVITTIMFNFIAGGLLNYLLVNHMRPPGSMDPSTARFPEATHLPTLHDVLGVFGIEFSRAAPANISFLIAILACVFVWALIWRTRFGYELRAYGHSEPAAVYAGISPKRIVVWAMLISGALAGMMAINNVMGEAERLVLNAVEGAGFIGIAVALMGRNHPLGVLLAAILFGFLYQGGAELALWTAIPRELIVVIQALVILLTGALDNMVRMPIERFYIARRLRRT; translated from the coding sequence ATGGACGTGGTCCCGAAGTGGGTGGACATGCTGCTAGTCCCACTGATCAGCCTGCTCATCGCCTTTGCCCTGTCGGGGCTGGTCATCGTCGCCATTGGCGAAGACCCGGTCGCGGCGTTGAAACTGATGGTCACCGGGGCGCTCGGCTCGACCTATGGCTGGGGCTATACGCTCTATTACGCCACCAACTTCATCTTTACCGGGCTGGCGGTCGCTGTGGCGTTCCATGCACGGCTGTTCAATATCGGCGGCGAAGGTCAGGCGACATTGGGTGGGCTGGGCGTGGCGCTGATCGCGCTTTACATCCCGTGGCCGCATTGGGCGCTGGCCCTGCCCGCGGCCATGATCGCTGCGGCGTTGTTCGGCGCGGCGTGGGCGTGGCTGCCCGGCGTGCTGCAAGCCTATCGCGGCAGCCATATCGTCATCACCACGATCATGTTCAACTTCATCGCGGGTGGCCTGCTGAACTACCTGCTGGTCAACCACATGCGCCCGCCCGGTTCGATGGACCCGTCGACGGCGCGATTCCCCGAGGCCACGCATCTGCCCACGCTGCATGACGTGTTGGGGGTGTTCGGCATCGAATTTTCGCGCGCGGCACCGGCCAATATCTCGTTCCTGATCGCGATCCTTGCCTGTGTGTTCGTCTGGGCGCTGATCTGGCGCACACGCTTTGGCTACGAGCTGCGCGCCTATGGTCATTCGGAGCCTGCCGCCGTCTATGCCGGGATTTCGCCCAAGCGGATCGTCGTCTGGGCGATGCTGATTTCCGGCGCGCTGGCGGGGATGATGGCGATCAACAACGTTATGGGCGAAGCCGAACGTCTGGTGCTGAATGCCGTCGAAGGCGCGGGCTTTATCGGGATTGCCGTGGCGCTGATGGGCCGCAACCATCCGCTGGGTGTGCTGCTGGCCGCGATCCTGTTCGGATTTCTGTATCAAGGCGGGGCCGAACTGGCGCTGTGGACGGCGATCCCGCGCGAGTTGATCGTGGTCATTCAGGCGCTGGTGATCCTGCTGACCGGGGCGCTGGACAATATGGTGCGGATGCCGATCGAGCGGTTCTACATCGCCCGGCGGCTGAGACGGACCTGA
- a CDS encoding ABC transporter permease: MDFLTIIQILDSTLRLATPLLLACLAGLFSERAGVIDIGLEGKMLIAAFTSAAIAAMTGSVWIGLLAGIGASILLSLVHGLASITFRGNQLISGVAINFLASGLTVLVAQTWFKQGGRTPSLMGGARFEQIRLPFANEIIDIPIFGPIYAELLSGHSILVYVGLLCVPLTWYVLFRTRFGLRLRAVGENPAAVDTAGVSVAGIRYAAVIIAGVLCGIAGAYLATGLQAGFVKDMTAGRGYMALAALIFAKWRPWYALYATLLFGLLQALALRYQNIDLGVITIPVQFMDSLPYILTVVILAGFVGRAIPPRAGGQPYVKER; the protein is encoded by the coding sequence ATGGATTTCCTGACGATCATCCAGATCCTCGATTCGACCCTGCGTCTGGCGACGCCGCTGCTGCTGGCCTGTCTGGCGGGGCTTTTTTCTGAACGCGCCGGTGTCATCGACATCGGACTGGAGGGGAAGATGCTGATCGCGGCGTTCACCTCCGCCGCGATTGCCGCGATGACCGGTTCGGTCTGGATCGGGCTGCTGGCGGGGATCGGCGCGTCGATCCTGCTGTCGCTGGTGCATGGGCTGGCTTCGATCACGTTTCGCGGCAATCAGCTGATTTCCGGCGTCGCGATCAATTTTCTCGCCTCCGGCCTAACGGTTCTGGTGGCGCAGACATGGTTCAAGCAAGGGGGCCGCACGCCGTCGTTGATGGGGGGCGCCCGGTTCGAGCAGATCCGCCTGCCCTTTGCGAACGAGATCATCGACATCCCCATTTTCGGCCCGATTTACGCGGAGCTTCTGTCGGGGCATTCGATCCTTGTCTATGTCGGGCTGCTATGCGTGCCGCTGACATGGTATGTGCTGTTTCGCACCCGGTTCGGGCTGCGCCTGCGCGCGGTGGGCGAAAACCCCGCCGCCGTCGATACCGCCGGTGTATCCGTCGCGGGCATCCGCTACGCGGCGGTGATTATCGCCGGGGTGCTGTGCGGCATTGCCGGGGCCTATCTGGCGACCGGATTGCAGGCGGGCTTCGTCAAGGACATGACCGCCGGGCGCGGCTACATGGCGCTGGCGGCGCTGATCTTCGCGAAGTGGCGGCCTTGGTATGCGCTTTATGCCACGCTGCTGTTCGGGCTGCTGCAAGCGTTGGCGCTGCGCTATCAGAATATCGATCTGGGCGTGATCACCATTCCCGTGCAGTTCATGGACAGCCTGCCCTACATCCTGACCGTCGTGATCCTAGCCGGTTTTGTCGGCCGGGCGATCCCGCCGCGGGCCGGTGGGCAACCCTATGTGAAAGAACGCTAA
- a CDS encoding sulfite exporter TauE/SafE family protein: MQIYLPIAEVSVNAFLLLGLGGLVGLLSGMFGVGGGFLITPLLFFIGIPPTVAVATGANQIVASSFSGVLAHLKRKTVDLRMGTVLLIGGLVGAAAGIALFNYLKTLGQVDLLVTLFYVVFLGIVGALMLVESLRALRRARGAKGPIRKRKQRNWVHTWPLKVKFRTSGLYISAIPVLLVGASVGVLAAIMGVGGGFIMVPAMIYILGMPTKVVVGTSLFQIIFVSSFTTIMHATTNYAVDMALAVLLIIGGVIGAQFGTMIGYRLKAEQLRVLLAIVVLAVCVKLGLDLVLQPSELYSIAERGQG; the protein is encoded by the coding sequence ATGCAGATTTACCTCCCGATAGCCGAGGTTTCGGTCAACGCCTTTCTCCTTCTGGGGCTCGGAGGGCTGGTCGGGCTGCTGTCGGGCATGTTCGGGGTCGGGGGCGGCTTTCTGATCACGCCGCTGCTGTTCTTCATCGGTATTCCGCCGACCGTGGCCGTGGCCACCGGCGCCAACCAGATCGTCGCATCGTCCTTTTCCGGCGTGCTGGCGCATCTGAAGCGCAAGACCGTGGATTTGCGGATGGGCACCGTGCTGCTGATCGGCGGTCTGGTCGGGGCGGCAGCCGGGATCGCCCTGTTCAACTATCTAAAGACGCTGGGACAGGTCGATCTGCTGGTCACCCTGTTCTACGTCGTCTTTCTGGGGATCGTCGGCGCGCTGATGCTGGTGGAAAGCCTGCGCGCCCTGCGCCGCGCCCGAGGGGCCAAGGGGCCGATCCGCAAGCGCAAGCAGCGCAACTGGGTCCATACTTGGCCGTTGAAAGTGAAATTCCGCACCTCTGGGCTTTATATCTCGGCCATTCCGGTTCTGCTGGTCGGGGCGTCTGTCGGGGTGCTGGCGGCAATCATGGGGGTCGGGGGCGGCTTTATCATGGTGCCTGCAATGATCTATATCCTCGGCATGCCGACCAAGGTGGTCGTGGGCACGTCGCTGTTTCAGATCATCTTTGTCTCCAGCTTCACCACCATCATGCACGCCACCACCAACTACGCGGTGGATATGGCGCTGGCGGTTCTGCTGATCATCGGCGGCGTGATCGGCGCGCAGTTCGGCACGATGATCGGCTACCGGCTCAAGGCGGAACAATTGCGGGTGCTGCTGGCCATCGTCGTGCTGGCCGTCTGTGTGAAGCTGGGTCTGGATCTGGTGCTGCAACCGAGCGAGCTTTACTCCATCGCCGAGCGGGGTCAGGGCTGA